The following are encoded together in the Paraburkholderia sp. BL10I2N1 genome:
- a CDS encoding LysR family transcriptional regulator, which yields MDYAAWKLFIDAAELGSLSKAAVAYGTSQPHISRQIVELEQYCGGRLFQRTGRGVVLTELGARIAPRIRVWLASTEQLSNDIRSTAGEPIGVVRIGILPSTAHPLVSTLYHRLRERYPLVQLQVREGQGALLETWLENGSVDLAILFRNSPTPKNGDEYLVEAATYLVGADGDPLLKQSTIAFSKLDGIPLVSFCRPNSWRERLEQLAGEHQVSLNFAAEADSLSLQGHIVADGGIYALLGPYAITNLEKECRLQASMVVNPSVPRFIALAMSPHGEMTLACRTVMQFTREIARSRNLSSDLQLGVSAAFLRSI from the coding sequence GTGGACTACGCTGCCTGGAAGCTGTTCATTGATGCCGCGGAGCTCGGCAGTTTGAGCAAGGCCGCCGTTGCCTATGGGACAAGTCAGCCGCATATCAGCCGCCAGATTGTTGAGCTTGAGCAATACTGCGGTGGCCGTTTGTTTCAGCGGACCGGAAGAGGCGTGGTATTGACCGAGTTGGGGGCGCGTATCGCCCCGCGCATAAGGGTGTGGCTCGCCAGTACGGAACAATTGTCAAACGACATCCGCAGCACTGCAGGAGAGCCGATCGGCGTGGTCAGAATCGGGATCTTGCCCTCAACCGCGCATCCGCTTGTCAGCACGCTTTACCACCGCCTTCGGGAGCGTTATCCCCTGGTGCAGCTACAGGTGCGCGAAGGTCAAGGTGCGTTGCTGGAAACGTGGCTGGAAAACGGCAGTGTCGACCTCGCCATCCTGTTTCGAAATAGCCCGACGCCAAAAAACGGTGACGAGTATCTGGTTGAGGCGGCGACCTACCTGGTCGGTGCAGATGGCGATCCTCTGTTAAAGCAGTCCACGATTGCTTTTTCAAAGCTCGACGGTATTCCACTGGTCTCTTTCTGCCGGCCCAACAGCTGGCGCGAGCGACTCGAACAACTTGCGGGTGAACACCAGGTCTCCCTCAATTTCGCGGCAGAAGCCGACTCTTTGAGTCTGCAGGGGCACATCGTGGCAGACGGCGGAATCTACGCGTTGCTCGGACCTTACGCGATTACCAATCTTGAAAAGGAATGCCGGTTGCAGGCGTCGATGGTGGTTAATCCGTCCGTGCCGCGCTTCATTGCACTTGCCATGTCTCCCCACGGCGAAATGACGCTTGCTTGCCGCACGGTCATGCAGTTCACCAGGGAGATAGCTCGTTCGCGGAACCTTTCATCCGACCTCCAGCTGGGCGTGTCCGCAGCCTTCCTGCGATCCATTTGA
- a CDS encoding dihydrodipicolinate synthase family protein, with amino-acid sequence MKAIDLRGLVPAPVTPFTRDRAVDHAAIQRLGSWLGSIEGVKGLTVLGHAGEGTFLTQKEQAEVIQSFVKSVDGKIPVIAGITLEGTEVAVEEAKRAVEAGASAGLVYPSHGWLRFGYQKGAPQDRYRAIYEGSGLPLILFQYPDATKATYNLETQLDIAAQPGVFAMKNGVRNMRRWDTEIPVIRRERPELQILTCHDEYLLHTMFDVDGALVGYGGLAPEPLVELIKAGKAKDYQAARAIHDRLLPVTRNVYHRGSHMEGTVALKHGLVARGILEHATVRSPLLPLAEGADVEIADALRSAGLVD; translated from the coding sequence ATGAAAGCGATCGATCTGCGCGGTTTGGTCCCGGCACCCGTTACCCCTTTCACCCGCGACAGAGCGGTAGACCACGCAGCAATTCAACGGCTGGGTTCCTGGCTCGGCAGCATCGAGGGTGTTAAAGGTCTGACGGTTCTTGGACACGCTGGCGAAGGTACGTTCCTCACGCAGAAAGAACAGGCTGAGGTCATCCAGAGCTTCGTGAAGTCCGTTGACGGCAAGATCCCCGTCATCGCCGGTATCACGCTGGAAGGCACTGAAGTGGCGGTCGAAGAAGCGAAGCGTGCCGTGGAAGCCGGCGCGTCGGCCGGTCTGGTATACCCGTCGCACGGCTGGCTGCGCTTCGGTTACCAGAAGGGCGCACCGCAAGACCGTTACCGCGCCATCTACGAAGGCAGCGGACTGCCCCTGATTCTTTTCCAGTACCCGGATGCGACCAAGGCGACCTACAACCTCGAAACGCAACTGGACATTGCTGCGCAGCCGGGCGTCTTCGCGATGAAGAACGGTGTGCGCAACATGCGTCGGTGGGACACGGAAATCCCCGTCATCCGTCGCGAGCGTCCGGAATTGCAGATCCTGACCTGCCACGACGAATATCTCCTCCATACGATGTTCGACGTTGACGGTGCGCTCGTCGGCTACGGCGGACTGGCCCCCGAGCCGCTCGTCGAGCTGATCAAAGCAGGCAAGGCGAAAGATTACCAGGCAGCTCGCGCGATCCATGATCGCCTTCTGCCCGTGACCCGCAACGTCTACCACCGCGGCTCGCACATGGAAGGCACCGTTGCACTCAAGCACGGTCTCGTTGCCCGAGGCATCCTCGAGCACGCCACGGTGCGTTCGCCATTGCTGCCGCTTGCGGAAGGCGCAGACGTTGAAATTGCAGACGCGCTTCGTTCGGCGGGCCTCGTCGACTGA
- a CDS encoding MFS transporter: MITPSTAYGVGIGQPESETRTVSEQLRAANLLFRIENVPFCRWHTKARIVMGSATLFDAFEALSLAFVLPVLVGLWHLSAAQIGALIAAGYLGQVVGALVFGWLAERIGRVPSATITVSAMSAMSIVCAFTGNLHMLFLMRFLQGIGVGGEVPVAATYINELSQAHGRGRFFILYELIFPLGLLAAAQLGAFIVPRFGWEYMSLIGGIPGIAVAILIARLPESPRWLIARGRFDKAERIIERLEASSTKRNLDTQTQRAEVDERVVSLLNGLQSKKNGTWKELFSPFYRGRTVVVWLLWASSYFVANGINNWLPSLYRTVYHLPLQESLHMASISNVLSTCGVLACALLIDRVGRRRWAMACFIISAILLAALGIHGAGSAWSVMFLGSSAYAVIATTTVLLYLYTPEIYPTRMRAIGTGLATSWLRAASAAAPAIVGVVLTGKGIAAVFIMFAVVSAVGFFVAARMVETTNRALEEISP; this comes from the coding sequence ATGATCACCCCTTCGACCGCCTACGGCGTGGGCATTGGTCAACCCGAGAGCGAAACACGCACCGTCAGCGAGCAGTTGCGTGCGGCAAACCTGCTGTTCCGCATAGAGAACGTACCGTTCTGCAGGTGGCACACCAAGGCACGCATCGTCATGGGCAGCGCGACCCTCTTTGACGCATTTGAGGCCCTCTCGCTTGCTTTCGTGCTTCCTGTGCTCGTCGGCCTGTGGCATCTTTCTGCCGCCCAGATTGGCGCGCTGATTGCCGCCGGCTATCTCGGCCAGGTCGTAGGAGCGTTGGTGTTCGGTTGGCTTGCTGAGCGCATTGGCCGGGTGCCGAGCGCCACCATAACGGTCAGTGCCATGTCGGCAATGAGCATCGTATGCGCCTTCACCGGCAACTTGCATATGCTGTTTTTGATGCGCTTCCTGCAAGGTATCGGAGTGGGCGGAGAAGTGCCCGTGGCGGCCACGTACATTAACGAACTGTCTCAAGCCCATGGCCGGGGACGTTTCTTCATCCTGTACGAACTCATTTTCCCGCTGGGTCTTCTTGCGGCCGCGCAACTCGGTGCCTTCATCGTCCCCCGCTTCGGCTGGGAGTATATGTCCCTCATCGGCGGGATTCCGGGCATCGCGGTAGCGATCCTGATCGCCCGCCTTCCGGAATCGCCGCGCTGGCTCATTGCAAGGGGTCGTTTCGATAAAGCGGAACGAATCATCGAGCGTCTGGAGGCAAGCTCGACGAAACGCAACCTCGATACGCAAACGCAGAGGGCCGAAGTTGACGAGCGCGTTGTGAGCCTTCTGAACGGCCTCCAGTCGAAGAAAAATGGAACCTGGAAAGAACTCTTCTCCCCGTTCTACAGAGGACGCACCGTTGTCGTGTGGTTGCTCTGGGCGAGCTCTTATTTTGTGGCCAATGGCATTAACAACTGGCTGCCCAGCCTCTACCGGACGGTCTACCATCTGCCTCTGCAAGAGTCGCTTCACATGGCGTCCATCTCCAATGTCCTTAGCACGTGCGGGGTGCTTGCCTGCGCGTTGCTGATTGACCGGGTAGGCCGCCGCCGCTGGGCCATGGCATGCTTCATCATCAGCGCAATACTGCTCGCCGCTCTGGGCATTCACGGAGCTGGCAGCGCCTGGTCAGTGATGTTCCTGGGATCGTCGGCCTACGCTGTGATCGCAACCACAACCGTACTTCTGTACCTTTACACCCCTGAAATCTATCCGACCCGGATGCGCGCCATCGGTACTGGTCTCGCGACTTCCTGGTTGCGAGCAGCGTCTGCTGCTGCACCAGCGATCG